The Nocardia sp. NBC_01329 sequence GACCCGCCCAGAACACCACCACCATGGTGACCGCGACGAACGCCGCGAAAATGGCGATATTGGCAACCGGGTTGCCGACAGTGGCGCCGGCGGCATGTAGCGAGATCACGACCGGTCTCCTTCCAGTTCGGCGCGCAGCGCTGCGGCCCGCGGGTCCAGTTCCCGGTTGGCGAACCGGACGTAGAGGCCGGTGATCAAGAAAGTCGAGACGAACTGCCCCAGGCCGAGCAGCAGCCCGACATTGACCTCACCGAATACCCGGGTGGCCATGAAATCGTGCGCATAGGCGCCGAGCAGGACATAGCCGAGGTACCAGAGCAGGAACACTGCGGCCATCGG is a genomic window containing:
- a CDS encoding DUF485 domain-containing protein, yielding MTEIDLDTSDGRAADPPPDFVAAQHSPEFQELRNRLRRFIFPMAAVFLLWYLGYVLLGAYAHDFMATRVFGEVNVGLLLGLGQFVSTFLITGLYVRFANRELDPRAAALRAELEGDRS